From the genome of Tachypleus tridentatus isolate NWPU-2018 chromosome 6, ASM421037v1, whole genome shotgun sequence:
TATAAGGTGtcattagaataagaataacagaCACATTTGTATCTATAAGGTGtcattagaataagaataacagaCACATTTGTATCTATAAGGTGTCATTAGCCACACTTCAAGTACAAACTAATCCTACACATCCCATTAAACATGTAAGACAAACACTATATGTTTTTTTCCAATGTTACTCAACCCATAATAAGCTAGAGCTGGATAGTAAGTTTTCAGCACAAACAACAGCACGATGTATATTTTACACATTCTAGACAATACTGCATAGCATCAGATTATAGATTGTTAGTgttaagaacaagaaaaaatatcttataaattcttaaaacagtaacattacAGGATTGGCATTAGTGCTAACATCAAGAAAACGTATCTTATAAATCCTTAAAACAATAACTTCTTTTCTTTTACTCCAGAACAATGCTATCAGCATTCTTTAGAACAAATTATTTCcaagaaagaaacacaaaattaattttaaaatcttgatATACctaagaaaattttgtttatattttttttaagtataaatacaatattaaaattatcccAATGATGAAATCTATGATTATTTAAGGTTGTTTGGTGACATTCAACAGAGGCTACGATTTTATTAGAGAGAACTTTAATGAATAAGCTAATgctattaaagtattttattacgTAAAAAACACGtcttttcacaacaaataattcactcACAAATCTGACAGTCTACAAAATAAACACcaatagaaaaatattgtaaatttcacATTTCTTTGCTCATTAAAAAACCCTCTCTGTTGAATTATACAGTGTGTAATCAAGTACAGTAATGTTTATGGACAGgctgaaaaaggaaaaaatgagTCACATTCAATTTGTTACTCTATGATATTTATAGGTAATTGCTGAAGTTGAGTTATAGTTCTATATGAGCATCTAATTCCATTACCGGTGTTTCACAGCTTGTATACCAGTAATATTACCCTGTTCTTCTACCACGTGTATCTTtgtagagaaataataaaaaagaaaactaataccTAGCGTTGCTTTCAGTTTATAGACATGTATTATCTCCATGATTcataaataactgtttcatttctGTTCACTAGATGACAGCACACATTGTTCTTATATAATGACTGTTTGAGACTTTTCATTGAACAAATATAATATCTGCCAAAacaattttagtgaaaataaataaataaagagcaATTTGAACTAATATTTCAGGTATTGAGTATTTAAACAACTGACAAATCTGTATACAAGCTATCGATATCTGAGTTTAAAAACACcagtttattaattttcaaaacaatacattatacATCACTctagttttctttaaatttctaataTGGTCAAGTTCGGCATTGTGCTATACTTTAAACCTAGAATCCACATGATATCCTCCAAATTAATTGACATGGCCCTAGTATATGGTAAAGTTGTATAGCCCTGGAAAAAACATTTCAGTTTCTCTGGCCCCCATTGTAATCTACACTAAGAGAAAATGACAAAACATATATGATATTAACTGATTTAACGTCGAgtcacaaaatgaaacaaatgtttgCTTATCAACCTActtcaataaaactgtttaaaaaaagaggataaacaaaaaataacaaaattttgcaTAAATTAAGTATGATGTAAGGAAGGCAACACCAAAACGTACAGTGACAAGGTAGATAACGTACAGTAACAAGGTAGATAACGTACAGTAACAAGGTAGGGATGGATAGATATACAAAAATCCTTACGTAAATAGCCAGTAAGTACTGAGTCCATCTTACAAGATTATGGTTATTAGCCTCTGTTAAACTGTATACCACTATTCAGTTTAAATCCTTTTATTTAAACCTAAAATCCTAAAACTTATTGGAATTCGGCATTTATCTGTAGGTAAAAGTTATACCTGGAAAGATTTGGCTACTCATGTAaagatttttgtatgttttagtgTGTTCACCCCTGTCTTGTTTCTGTACGTTTTAATATTACCATCCCTACATCATACTTACGTTTTGattggccaggtaggttaaggcgttcgactcgtaatctgagggtcgcgggttcgaatcccggtcgcatcaaacatgctcgccctttcatctgtgagggcgttataatgtgactattcgttggtaaagtggttggcagtgggtggtgatgactagctgccttccctctagtttacactgctaaattaggagcggctagcgcagatagccctcaagtatctttgcgcgaaattaaaaaataagcatatgttttgattttttgtttattatttgtgtatttcatATATGCCTACTGCAACATATATTGAATTCAATAACAAAGTAGTAGAAATAACCAAAATTTATAGCTATCACCTACAACTTTCTTCAAGAATGAGTAAGCGTTAgcgttaaaacaaaaactaaattaattagtttgtttgatttttcactaacggtccccagtggcacagcggcatgtctgcagacttacgacgccagaaaccgggtttcaatgcACGTGATtaagacagcccattgtatagctttgcgcttaaactCTAAACAAATCTTCACTAATGTAAATTACTTCTAagcttttcaaaaatattgtaaGCAGCGGTTACTTacatattttccattatttactgTGTTAGTCTATAATACGAAAATATATAACATTGGCTTTTGTGTATTTCATGAATTTAATTTCGCACTTTTATGATTGCGTTATTGTATGTAtaggttttaataaaaattttattttacattctccAGGTAATCTACGACTGAAACATGAAGCCTTTCCAGGTGGCGCTGTTTTCAATAGTGCTCTATTGCGCTTCTTCTAACGATCCTCATCGCTTCCGAAACTCTTGGTACGGAGTGCGCGTGAATAAGAGAATAAATGTAGAAGCTGCTAACGAATCGCCTGCTTTAATTAGGATACGGAACCCAATTTCAGACCGAGGTTGGATTGAGAATTCTGGTAATCTTGAAATATATCCTCATTCTTCCACTAGCTGGCAACAAAAGGACAATAATAATGTTCAAGAATACAGAATTCCGTCCAATCAACAGACAGAAGCTGTGCATTTCCgcgaacctaataaacatgaggACAAAGCTAGACAACAAGAGGAAGACAGAGCACGTTGGGTTTTACCACATGCCAAACTTCTGTATCCTGGTTCACCAGGGTTTCGGTCAGCAGACAGTAGCATACACTTTTCTCCAAGTTTTCCAAATAATACTCTGTTGGAGCACCAGGTGTCGTCTCAACAAATAGAAGTTTTGTTACCAGGTAACTATCTGGAGAATGTTGCTAGCGTTCAAAGAGAAGAAATCAGAGACACCACTGGACGAATAGTGCAGCGAGTGAATTCTGGAACCTGTGAAGGTATGTTTAATAAATCATTGTAAAGTGATTGTGTTTGTACAAACGATGTGAAGTGATTGTGTTTGTACAAACGGTATGAAGTGATTGTGTATATACAAACGGTGTGAAGTGATTGTGTATATACAAACGGTGTGAAATGATTGTTTGTACAAACGGTGTGAAGTAGTTGTGTTCGTTCAAACGATGTGAAATGATTGTGTTTGTACAAACGGTGTGATGAATTTTAAAGAAAGATTATTCAGTAGAAATACTCTTCATAGGCGCGCAAACTTTAATCTGATCTTAGAAACACAAATTCcaacataaaactatatttacacgAAAAAGTTACTGTCACGCGCTCTCCGTTTTAAAATGGTATACCTTCTATTCCTTATTATAGAAAACGTTTTACAGACCAGTGAAAGTTCTTATCACATACAGTAAACCTGTTAAGTAATAATATGATACGATTATGAAATGAAATAGCCTGAATAAAAACTCTTTAAGACTACACTGTCTTGGGATTCTGTAGTGacacagaaatgtttaaaaccCAGGTAGTGAAAACCATAATTTTTTTGGATTCAGTAATCGTACGAGTGTATTTAAAACCTAACTAGTGAAACACACAGATTATTTGGATTCAGTAGTGGTGTGGACGTATATAAAACCCAACCAGTGAAACCCGtaaattacactgtgtaacacaaattttgttcctggatagtatgtattatttcttaattgcttatgttgtaaaagtacagaaaatggccattattccctttaaactttgcttttgtgacctggataatgatatttagaaattaacctattttcaatgtaaaaacgggtaaatttgcacattttcatttacataaggtctgaataaaacaacgtatgaatcaagatttacatgtatttatactaaagttatgcaaaaatgaacaaaaatgtttagaagtgaatcgtttttcgagatttgcgattgtaatgtaaattactttcacgtatcagcccccaaatatagtctctcatcatgttttcgttatacgctcccaggtcacaaaagcaaactttgaagagaaaaataggtcttttccatttactttagccataagcaattgggaaataacactttctgcccagggacaagaaaaagtaaaaattttgttacattgtgtcaCTGGGACTATGTTCATTCTATGAAGTTTTAGAATAAGGGAAGTAGACATAAGAACATTTTGTGCTGGGACTACAAAACAGCAAAGATATATTCAGTTTgaagttaataacaaaatattaagtagaTATTGGGCATTTCATTACGTTGGGTTAATTCTGGGCAACTATTCTGATGCTCATCCATCCAACTATCTACAACATAAGCTAacaataaaggcccggcatggccaagcgtgttaaggcgtgcgactcctaatctgagggtcacgggttcgcatccccgtcgcgccaaacgtgttcgccctttcagccgtggagccgttataatgtgacagtcaatcccactattcgttggtaaaagagtaccccaagagttgggggtgggtagtgatgactagctgccttccctctagtcttacactgctaaattagggacggctagcgcagatagccctcgagtaactttgtgcgaaattcaaaacaaacaagcaaagctaacaatatttcagtttttttttgtattaactatacgtaaaacattaacaacaaatcagcataatattacaaaaatagtgaaatatttaacaaaacccAACTACTTTTGACAAGCCATGTTCGTCATTTTTAAAAGACTGATTAATCTATTTATGTAGAGGTTTGAAACAGTCTTACAAAATTCAAGATTCACTAATGtactgatttaaaaaacaatttccaaCTAGGGTTAAGTGTAAATTTTGTTTCACTAGGCAGTAGGCATCCTTTGTGTTCGAATATTTCCATGATGTGGCATTAAcggaaaaattttaatattttatttgatcagAATTAGTTTTATGGTTTTGTGAACATGTAAGGCTAAATGTAATTCTTCAGTTTCCTTCGGACGATAATAACCTCACATTCAGGTAGCAAACTCAGGTTACTTTAGATGAAAGAGATCTTTATTGTCTGATCAATAAAAGCACGTGAAGAAGGTCTAAGGATGAACTCTCttatctttcatttatttcaaagtttgttcAGTGCTTtagttttgttgaatattaataGTGGAAGGTTGATGTTATATACAGACCGTCTCTTGGTTTAACTTCAGTTATGTAGGTCAcgttgtttctaattttgtttaactaattagctattatattatattatattatattatattatattatattatattatattatattatattatattatattatattatattatattcattcaaattggcccggcatggcctagcgcgtaaggcgtgcgactcgtaatccgagggtcgcgggttcgcgcccgcgtcgcgctaaacatgctcgccctcccagccgtgggggtgtatattgtgacggtcaatcccactattcgttggtaaagagtagcccaagagttggcggtgggtggtgatgactagctgccttccctctagtcttacactgctaaattagggacggctagcacagatagccctcgagcagctttgtgcgaaatttccaaacaaacaaacaaacaaacaaacaatcatttaaaTCTTGTGGAGTTTAGAGTATCTAGCTAAACTATTATATAATAATGTGGTTTTATGTTTACAGTTAAAGTTTAAAGTGTGTAGCTAGACAATTATATAACAATGTGGTTTTATGTTTACAGTTAGAGTTTAGAGTGTATAGCTAGACTATTATATAATAATGTGggtttattattacagttaagaGTTTAGAGTGTGTAGCCacaccattatataataatgtaggtTTATGATTACAGCTAGAGTTTAGGGTGTGTAGCTAGgctatattatataataatgtagttttatgtttacagCTAGAGTTTAGAGTGTGTAGCTAGACTATTATATGATAAAGTGGatttatgtttacagttataGTTCACAGTGTGTAGCTAGACTATTATATAATAATGTGGGTTTATGTTTACAGCTAACCTAGAGTGTGGAGCTAGAGTTCCATACTATAAAGGAACTCTTGCTTACATGATACTGGAAATCTTACTTATTACTTGATGTGCAACCCTCAACTTTgcgaaatttttattctgtacaCATGTAGGTTTGCAATAGTGGTCACGATTTTTCCATTTCGTCTCCGTTTCCCGTCACGGAGAAcgttatttttctccattctcagagtGCAGATAtaacgtcatgaatacgtcataCGCGGATCTAAAGCACTGGCGCCACGGGTACTTAAGAATAATCTTTCTACTTACGAAATAGTAGAACTGGTCtttcaaaaaataacatttagacTAAATAGGTAAATCTACAAACATTATTACGATTACTTGAAACTCGCCATGACAAGTAATATGACGgttttaaacccaaaataaagtTACTTACTTTTTACAGCTAGCCTAAAGTGTGTAGCTAGAGTATGTGTgcgtgtatgttttcttatagcaaagccacatttacGCTATCTGCTAACTCCATGGAGAGGAATctaacgcctgattttagcgttgtaaatccggagacttaccgctgtaccagtggggaacaGCTAGAGTAGTATTTTGTCAAGCGAGCATATATTTGCAGTTAGCCTAGAGTGtgtaattataagttatttagtAATGTGTAGTCAATTAGAGTAACTTGTGGACCTTGAAGTTATGTCGtaatgtgtgtttatttgtaCAGTTAGTCTAGAGTgtgtaattataaattgtttagtaatgtgtgttttttttgtacagTTAGCCTAGCTTGTGGAGCTACAAGCCTAAAAGTTACTGTGGAAAGCACTCGACCTTTTAACGGAAGGATATACTCTCAAACGGCAGAGAGTGAACTTCAATGTCACACTCTGGGTGTAGGGCTGTTGGTGACGTCACTAACTATTCCTTACATGGATCCTCACTGTGGAGTACGGAATCTGGTAAGGTTGAAGAAGAAAActatcttttataaaataatcctTCTACTTACAGTTATCAAATTCGTTGAattgttttcacttatcagatgGAATCACTATGAAAGGAGATAAGCATATTACTGTTTGTTCAAATTCACTCTATAAGGTGTTGAGATCTTAtaggaatattttaatttataaagtcaACAGCCACTTAGTGGTAAAACCTACATATTTTACACCTCTAGagaaacatttatatgtataaacagctttttttttttagatatcaTGTTACAGgaaataatttaattgttattacaataatctgtaacaaatatattttcaactttaGGATAAATTTATCCCGAAGTTTAAAAATCAACTCAACTActaatttatttcttacatattttacttttttcacagGCATTACTATCAAATGTTTACCATTCAGagattgtatattttatattcaactaaatagttttaaccaaaaatattttaacacccatattaatttcttgtttcacaTATTGTACTGAAGTAGTAATTATTGAAGAGTTAACTCAAATTATCCTGTAGATAGTAACCACTTCAGGAATTTAACTTATTAGTATTATCTGTAATATTTAGTTGTGTTATCTATGTGTTAAACTTACCAATATTATCTGTAATCTGTATTTGTGTTGTATATGAGAGTTGAACTTATCAAATACGATCAgtattgttgtgttatatatgtgtgttaaacGTAGCACCAACGATCAATTTTGTTGTGTTACTTGCGTGTgtgttaaacttatcaataacGATTAGTGTTATATATGTTTGTTAAACGCATCAACAACGACCGGTGTTCTGTTATATATGTGTTAAACTCTATAGGGCACCGAGctttaatgttgtgttttagaTAACTATTGGTGTTCTCGTTTGATTTCGATATTTGTTACAGAGAAACGGGACTCTTATGGTAGAAATTGTTGTCCAAAGACacccccagatcatgatgaaagaAGACGTGgcttacaaattattttgtaacttcaACACAGAAGACGTTGTTATAACAAACAGCATTATGCTGATGTGAGTGTCACATAACTCAGTTGTGTTTTCTTTCGTGAgttataaaatatcaagttattttaCTTACGTTTCCTTGTTCATCGGTTTAGACTATCAACTATCTATCTTCAGCCCTTTTCTTTAAGGTCAATACTACCTATTTATATTCAACCTTTATCTTTAAGGTCTTGGCCATCCTTCGATGTTTatttttgattcttaaaagtatgattttttgtgaaaatatttctatGTTCCTCGGCTTATTCTACCATCGAACATATTTCTTCAATTTGAAGACTACCAATGATTTTCAAAAACACAGTAAACATTCTCAAGCTGTGGTCCAAGAACTTCATTCAGGAGATCCACGTAATGGTTACATAATTATAGAAAGAACAtgccccccgctagcacagcggtaagtctacggatttacaacgctaaaatcagaggttcgattcccctcggtgggctcagcagatagcccgatgtggctttgctataagaaaaacacacacacagagaaagaACATTGTGTCAAAGATCTTATTTTGCAATTTAAGACCTTAAAATTGGAGCAGATAATgcagttataaaacattatttctcaGTTTACTGTCTTAGTAACTGGCAGATTACAGTGAGCTTTCTATAAAATTGTCGTCTAACTATCTCTTAATTGTAATTGAATTGAACTCTACATAAAATTCATCAAGGCCTAACTGGAAGTTAAAACAAGCTCACCGTAAAGAATATCATGTAAGTGGTAACTAGATGATTAGGCGTAAGATACAACTCTAAGTGTTATTATGTGATTGGTTACTAAGTGTTACTAATAAGTTTGTTTCTAATTGCACTTTTAATTGTTAAGGGGTAACATTGCAACATCTTGGATATCGGGTATAGCTCCAACACCGGAAGTCAGGCTTAGAATTACAAATAAAGATGGTAAAGACGTCACTTCCGCAAAGATGGGAGACGAGCTTCTACTAATTGCTGAGATGTTGGACGAAAGTaagttacttatataaatattaataatactaacCTTAAAGTTACCCACCAGGATCGTTTTGTCGGATTCAtgaatttattaattacaaagtttttaatAACATCAGAATCCTACgaaaaatgtttcaattaaaataaGTTGTTAATTAAACCCATTAATAACTCTCAGGTGTTCTACCAATTTTAGATAGAAAATTTATGATTTAACCTAATTTTTTCTCACTTCTTTACTCTGAGTGTCGTAATAGGAAAACGCTTTAAATTACTCAGAG
Proteins encoded in this window:
- the LOC143253545 gene encoding uncharacterized protein LOC143253545, producing the protein MKPFQVALFSIVLYCASSNDPHRFRNSWYGVRVNKRINVEAANESPALIRIRNPISDRGWIENSGNLEIYPHSSTSWQQKDNNNVQEYRIPSNQQTEAVHFREPNKHEDKARQQEEDRARWVLPHAKLLYPGSPGFRSADSSIHFSPSFPNNTLLEHQVSSQQIEVLLPGNYLENVASVQREEIRDTTGRIVQRVNSGTCEVSLACGATSLKVTVESTRPFNGRIYSQTAESELQCHTLGVGLLVTSLTIPYMDPHCGVRNLRNGTLMVEIVVQRHPQIMMKEDVAYKLFCNFNTEDVVITNSIMLMGNIATSWISGIAPTPEVRLRITNKDGKDVTSAKMGDELLLIAEMLDESLFGIFITDLVAYSSTETSHITLLDRKGCITEPTVLSQEPNISSPKEVRNKFEAFKFPKDPIVKFRATVHFCLDQCEPANCLPDNRLTYRRKKRQVNSAGELPTDLPLQTVLIISDLDETRGVGDAAAVTSPPEDCFTRLHLVLFAVGALALQLITIAVCIIHVCFLRKRHLNTCRRSLDNTSFNSSITGSFVYDEFQKKNNGGR